CAATGTTCTCGGCTTTGATTGACCATTTCCGGTACACTTCCGGCAAAGTTTCCACTAGTTGCTGGTCCAACAATACACGAACCAACGATAGTATTACCACCCAATTCACTACTGGCATCCAGCACACaaatctattaaatattaattatatagttacaactattaaaaaactaaatattataatcaataattaaattaaatatcaataaattacttCAATCGCGGACGATGCTAAAGAACTAGCAGGAATATTGAAAGACATAGCTTCATTCCACACTGGACTTCTTGTTGCTTTTTTTACCTCGGTCttcttttttttgactctTCTATCACCAGACAACAGACTGACCTTCACGAATGGatccaaattttcttttttctgcatataaataattttaattaatatcattaatatagataaattaaattgaatagtCAAAGAATGATAATCAAATAATACGTTTTTTACCTGCGgtggaaataaatttctcgCTTTAAGTATCATCACTGTAAGTCTTTCAGCACTTGGTAAATAGGATAGAGATACAAGAACTTCTTGTATGTCCTCAGGCGCTTTCTTTTCTCGAGCGATCTCACCCCAGACTTCTACAGGTGAGGTCGATGAAACAAGTTCTAGTTCTTCCATTGCAACCCGTACTGAACCGACTACATCATTCCTCGAATAACGATCATAGTCAAATACCTTTATacacaaagaaaataaaaattatcaagttaaattcattatttgtatattaattacttgttttatttaagaaaattttattaaaaaaaacaaaattcattttgttaGTCAacagatataaaattatttatttcaaacattatttaaaaatcttttttttttttatgttcaataTATTTCTAAAGTCTTTCAAATAAAGTAtgtgagtaaatttatttttattgatgtctacatacatatatatatatatatatatatcttttatcTATACTCGGTGAGCGAAgtttaagagaaaataaaattcgattgtaagaaaaaaataaaaaaaaaaaaaagtaaagttttAAAAGCACTTGTGCTACATTGCTATAAATCTTTTGAGAAACATCTTCTTAacattatatttgaaataaataattaattatttttttgttaactactCGCTAAGAcaattggaaattaaaaaaaaaataaggaaattACTGATTTTAGTCCGATTTTCGATCGAGTtttcaagaaatttaattttttgactcaaaTTTGAGCCAATTAAGCCAAAACCAAGTCAAATTTGACTTAAACGGATATTATAAAGTGGtatccgagtgtatgtatattagggtggcccaaaaaaaccgattattctttttttttcgagtctcttatgaaaatttgtcgGCTTActatgttttaagaagcctctccaaaaatcagctcgataaaaaattttcaagaggtcgctcacgaattttgaaaatatcaaaaatgattgaaattcggaatttttatttctaaattttttctttgtcgtGGCAGCAGTagtttatatgtataaaatcaTGAAAAGTTTTGGAGCTGGACTGCAATGTCAACCGGTTcgcatatttaaaattttttttaatacttgccTGAAGAACGAGAGTTTTTTCTTTAAGTTCATCATAGCTAACGGGAAATCTAAAGTGTTGATCAAAAAACGGATTTGGATCATTCCTATGGATATGAGTCTGTCGTTTCCTGTTGTCAACTTCCGGACTGAGAGTAAGCTTAACGAAAGGATCATTAAAACCTCCTTGATCGCTTCCGGCAAGATCATGAGCTTCAATTAGATGAACATGTAGATCTGATTTGTCAAAATCGTAGCTCAAACGTAAATGAAGACGACCCATACATTTACCAGTTCTACTAatgattatacataatttaaaaatttgatgttattttataaataatataagctATTAATTCATAGTAATTCaagtattatataaatataactaaaggAAGacattagtaaattttttttacctccgAGCGCTTAGGAAAAGTGGACCATCGCGACGTTGATATAGATCTGGTTGGAGAGATCCCAGTGGAGATGCTGGTGGCGCTGGGCTTCCATCGCTATTacaataaacattaataatgGTTTATTTATGCAATGAATATAGAAATTACACCCGAAGGAGTACgtatcacaaaatatttatattttaaatatgagcattttataataaaaaataaatgtaagatAAGaagttattgtaattaattaaccttATAGATGTTCTTGGAGGTGGAATCAAGAGTGGTGAAAGACAACGGCTTGCTGGTTTTGCTGGTAGTACGCCTGCTGAACTTGTTACTGTTGCCAAAGATGATAATGAACTTTGTGATGGTGATGCTACTCCACTATGAATACTTCCTGCACAGTTTGCAGGGCTTGCAGATCGAGCATCTAAAGATGAAGCTCTTGCTGGCGATGGTGaccttttataatttattaattaatatcaatcatTATTGAAGTGTTGacatatttgaaatattttattatatttttaatttttttcaatgaatctGGAAATGTAAAATCGTATTACCACTCAATTATATCTGAAAATGTatctgttaatttttaatttgtggtcatatatgtatagtatgtgtaaaaataataaatttttttttcggtagtaataattttaaaaaattaagaaaaaaaaaggtataaggtaaaagacctagtacccgatcaggggACGAGTACCTGATTACCCCATGTACTAGTATATCTGTACTTAGTAAGATTTGATAAACATAGACATATAAgtacatgagtgatcgggtacactgggtctcttaccttaattagacttaaaaattttttagtggttcttaattatttaaaaaaattaaattgagcAATGAGCAAGTAAAACATATTATTCATTAAGACACGGAGagaattttatggtaaaagtTATCATCGAGTTATAgtagaatgaaaaatttttagaggctcaaaataataattatagtacgGCATAATCAGTTTTTGGTGAGTCAACTTCCTGTTCCGAATTTGGTCGACAGcatgataaaaattcgtacattttttatctccattttttccgtgtaaatttcaattgattattcaacttttcataattattattatttgaagcGTATGTACTATTGTTGTCAATTTCCATATGGAATCTCAAATTACTATCAGATATCAGCATTAGTGTTTATACTAAAACATAATCAATATCAATAGATATTCGAGACTTGTTTTCCTCGTGTACTTTAGTCACGCATATGCCgaaatcaaatgaaatttcaacgagaacaaaaaaaagaatgatttaaaaaaaattttagtcatTTTTCACTGTGGAGTTTTATTTCGATTTCGAGAACAAACAACTTTTTAGTTGAAGCTTGGATCAAAGAAATCAATAATGAagagaaaaaagtaatttgattgacaaacaaactttttatattttatttataaaataataaccgtcAGAATTCGATATtacgttaaaatatttattgctttttttttttaattgtttcattTGATCATTgttgaatattataaatataaatatacgttatattataaatattataacagttttatgatttaatattttagtatgACATCAATCCCTCTTATGAAATCTAAAGTTCGTTCATTGATAATTCATACGTTTAATTAGTAATGCATATTTACATATAACATCAAGGTATCCGAGTGTAAAATTACGTAAATATACCAGgggaatattaaataattatttttttattttctttgctatataactaaaaataaaatatattatatttctgaattcattatattatatactataatttataagttgaatTTTATGCGttaactcaatattttt
Above is a window of Microplitis demolitor isolate Queensland-Clemson2020A chromosome 1, iyMicDemo2.1a, whole genome shotgun sequence DNA encoding:
- the LOC103575830 gene encoding synaptotagmin-5 isoform X1, with protein sequence MVSAAVLGAAAGTGLALVVAVTIVVYRYYSVKRLGKYWSTLDRWPEPPASSNKSCYNTNQGHHHCHSPPSHVLNCWRKPQRNYYAVQSQEFNVAKEHHAIQPSSSTIGTEGPGLPHQSRSYPTSGSSVQGPGGRVLVRNPSVSSQSSLEGASSPSTHRGSSPQIRAFGPDGRHHHDLVHASSSYPPSRSSRSPSPARASSLDARSASPANCAGSIHSGVASPSQSSLSSLATVTSSAGVLPAKPASRCLSPLLIPPPRTSISDGSPAPPASPLGSLQPDLYQRRDGPLFLSARSRTGKCMGRLHLRLSYDFDKSDLHVHLIEAHDLAGSDQGGFNDPFVKLTLSPEVDNRKRQTHIHRNDPNPFFDQHFRFPVSYDELKEKTLVLQVFDYDRYSRNDVVGSVRVAMEELELVSSTSPVEVWGEIAREKKAPEDIQEVLVSLSYLPSAERLTVMILKARNLFPPQKKENLDPFVKVSLLSGDRRVKKKKTEVKKATRSPVWNEAMSFNIPASSLASSAIEICVLDASSELGGNTIVGSCIVGPATSGNFAGSVPEMVNQSREHWTSITQSPRKAIAMWHVLH
- the LOC103575830 gene encoding synaptotagmin-5 isoform X2; translated protein: MVSAAVLGAAAGTGLALVVAVTIVVYRYYSVKRLGKYWSTLDRWPEPPASSNKSCYNTNQGHHHCHSPPSHVLNCWRKPQRNYYAVQSQEFNVAKEHHAIQPSSSTIGTEGPGLPHQSRSYPTSGSSVQGPGGRVLVRNPSVSSQSSLEGASSPSTHRGSSPQIRAFGPDGRHHHDLVHASSSYPPSRSSRSPSPARASSLDARSASPANCAGSIHSGVASPSQSSLSSLATVTSSAGVLPAKPASRCLSPLLIPPPRTSISDGSPAPPASPLGSLQPDLYQRRDGPLFLSARRTGKCMGRLHLRLSYDFDKSDLHVHLIEAHDLAGSDQGGFNDPFVKLTLSPEVDNRKRQTHIHRNDPNPFFDQHFRFPVSYDELKEKTLVLQVFDYDRYSRNDVVGSVRVAMEELELVSSTSPVEVWGEIAREKKAPEDIQEVLVSLSYLPSAERLTVMILKARNLFPPQKKENLDPFVKVSLLSGDRRVKKKKTEVKKATRSPVWNEAMSFNIPASSLASSAIEICVLDASSELGGNTIVGSCIVGPATSGNFAGSVPEMVNQSREHWTSITQSPRKAIAMWHVLH